Proteins from one Oscillatoria sp. FACHB-1406 genomic window:
- a CDS encoding GDSL-type esterase/lipase family protein: MSDPFVLAASLLTTAQAATPPIPVRLLGFDPELAVRTAEDEFELPTSRESPSVEPITPEFSIPFPEASNNTFAELSPVSGAQLYEQRRMALQAGTLYTRLSSDSFYERWANATQQPTHEQWQNLLAREATAIAKGQGSNPLNILVGDSLSQWFPSSLLPGGKFWLNQGISGENTRQVRQRLQALDATRPNTIYVMAGINDLRQGASDREILDNLRAIAHSLRSQHPGAEIVLQSILPTRKPELSNARIRYLNRQIVYIARVEGVSFLNVYDRFTDDRGQLRADLTTDGLHLNRRGYQVWQGAMQEAEDWIAANR, from the coding sequence ATGAGCGATCCGTTTGTCCTAGCTGCTAGCTTACTAACCACCGCACAGGCTGCTACTCCGCCGATTCCCGTTCGCCTGCTGGGGTTCGATCCCGAACTTGCGGTTCGCACCGCAGAGGATGAGTTCGAGTTACCGACTTCTAGGGAGAGTCCGAGCGTGGAGCCAATTACGCCAGAGTTTAGCATCCCGTTCCCCGAAGCGTCGAATAATACCTTTGCCGAACTCAGTCCGGTTTCGGGGGCGCAGTTATACGAGCAGCGCCGTATGGCGTTGCAGGCAGGCACGCTGTATACTCGTCTGAGTTCGGATAGTTTTTACGAGCGTTGGGCGAATGCGACGCAACAGCCGACGCACGAACAATGGCAAAACTTGTTAGCTAGAGAAGCTACAGCGATCGCGAAGGGACAAGGCTCTAACCCGCTTAATATTTTGGTGGGAGATTCTCTCAGTCAGTGGTTTCCCTCTTCTTTGTTGCCGGGGGGCAAATTCTGGCTCAATCAAGGGATTTCCGGGGAAAATACCCGCCAAGTTCGCCAGCGCTTGCAAGCATTAGATGCCACTCGTCCCAATACGATTTACGTGATGGCGGGAATTAACGATTTGCGCCAGGGGGCGAGCGATCGCGAAATTCTCGATAATCTTCGCGCGATCGCGCATTCTCTCCGCAGCCAGCACCCCGGGGCAGAAATCGTCTTACAATCGATTCTCCCCACCCGCAAACCCGAACTCTCTAACGCCCGCATTCGCTATCTCAACCGCCAAATCGTCTATATCGCCCGCGTTGAGGGCGTAAGTTTCCTCAATGTCTACGATCGCTTCACCGACGATCGCGGACAATTGCGCGCCGATTTAACGACGGACGGATTGCATTTAAACCGGCGCGGCTATCAAGTTTGGCAGGGCGCGATGCAGGAAGCAGAAGATTGGATTGCCGCGAATCGATGA
- a CDS encoding ATP-binding protein gives MQDFNIPQQLQLQLKTELGALNEILQRFEQMVTPLISEEQYWQCQIALAEGFTNAVRHAHKDLPLTTTIEVEVKVVPEYLEIRIWDWGQPFDLHAKLRELNCSLEDPLGQGEGGRGLFFMSKLTDELSYTRGSDARNCLVMRKYLRSKG, from the coding sequence ATGCAAGATTTCAATATTCCCCAGCAACTTCAGCTTCAACTTAAAACAGAACTCGGCGCTCTTAATGAAATCCTTCAGCGCTTCGAGCAAATGGTTACACCCTTAATTTCAGAAGAGCAATACTGGCAATGTCAGATTGCTTTAGCTGAAGGATTTACTAATGCCGTCCGTCACGCTCATAAAGATTTACCGTTAACAACCACTATTGAAGTTGAAGTGAAAGTCGTTCCTGAATATCTAGAAATTCGGATTTGGGATTGGGGGCAACCTTTCGATCTCCACGCAAAGTTAAGGGAACTCAATTGCAGCCTAGAAGATCCGCTGGGTCAAGGAGAAGGGGGACGCGGACTTTTCTTTATGAGCAAACTCACCGACGAACTCAGTTACACGCGCGGTAGCGATGCGCGCAATTGCTTGGTGATGCGGAAATATTTAAGGTCTAAGGGATAA
- a CDS encoding sugar transferase: MSETPETQAAFPITVSKDAIVMQIPARLSVLEAVAFKSSYHQLLEGDVSSERIILDFQITKFIDSSGIGALVNNFKSTQAQGKKLVLQNVHPPVMAVLSMTGLDRVLAIENCLPASENAPKGSSPIQPPETHPSIRSRLKRLVDIMGSIVGLVIVAILFIPIAIAIKLDSPGSILFGQTRCGWMGQEFTIWKFRSMCENAEFLKSKVQNQASGAFFKNENDPRITRVGRFLRRTSLDEIPQFWNVLKGEMSLVGTRPPTPNEVEIYEVPEWQRLDVKPGMTGEWQVNGRSQVRNFEDVIRLDLRYQENWSLTYDLKLILQTVLILFRKNSGAY, encoded by the coding sequence ATGAGTGAAACCCCCGAAACCCAAGCTGCATTCCCGATTACTGTCTCTAAGGATGCGATTGTGATGCAAATTCCCGCTCGCTTGAGCGTCCTAGAAGCTGTTGCTTTTAAAAGCAGCTATCACCAGTTATTGGAGGGCGATGTTAGCTCCGAACGGATTATTCTTGATTTCCAAATCACGAAATTTATCGATAGTAGTGGTATAGGGGCTTTAGTTAATAATTTTAAAAGCACGCAGGCGCAAGGTAAGAAATTAGTCTTACAAAACGTCCATCCTCCTGTGATGGCGGTTTTGTCTATGACGGGACTCGATCGCGTGTTAGCGATCGAAAACTGCCTGCCTGCTTCCGAAAATGCCCCCAAGGGTTCCTCGCCCATCCAACCCCCCGAAACCCATCCCTCGATTCGCTCGCGCTTGAAGCGATTGGTCGATATTATGGGCAGTATAGTCGGATTAGTCATTGTGGCAATTTTATTTATCCCAATCGCGATCGCCATTAAACTCGACAGCCCCGGATCGATTCTCTTCGGTCAAACCCGTTGCGGTTGGATGGGACAGGAATTCACCATCTGGAAATTTAGGTCCATGTGTGAAAATGCGGAGTTCCTCAAATCGAAAGTTCAGAATCAAGCCAGCGGTGCATTTTTCAAAAATGAAAACGATCCCCGCATTACCCGAGTCGGGCGTTTTTTACGACGCACCAGTCTTGACGAAATTCCTCAATTCTGGAACGTTTTAAAAGGAGAAATGAGTTTGGTGGGAACTCGACCCCCAACTCCCAACGAAGTCGAAATTTATGAAGTCCCTGAATGGCAGCGCTTAGATGTTAAACCCGGAATGACCGGAGAATGGCAAGTTAACGGGCGATCGCAAGTCCGTAACTTTGAGGATGTTATTCGCCTCGACTTGCGCTACCAAGAAAACTGGAGTTTGACCTACGATCTCAAGCTCATCCTCCAAACCGTTCTCATATTATTTCGCAAAAACAGTGGTGCTTATTAG
- a CDS encoding Uma2 family endonuclease: MMVTTVCSLDLEAFFDRYGDDYRYELIDGELIEMEPTGPHEEVVAFLLRKFNVEIDRLNLPWFLPSRCLIQLLGQNTAFRPDVLILDKTELTNEPLWQKEPIITLGNSVKLVAEVVSTNWQNDYARKAEDYAALGIPEYWIVDYLGLGGRRFIGSEKLPTVTVNRLVKGEYESQLFRAKDCIVSPTFPQLKLTAEQIFSIV; the protein is encoded by the coding sequence ATGATGGTAACAACCGTTTGCTCTCTCGACCTTGAGGCTTTTTTCGATCGCTATGGCGATGATTACCGTTATGAATTAATTGACGGAGAATTAATCGAGATGGAACCTACGGGACCTCATGAAGAAGTTGTCGCTTTTCTCCTTCGTAAATTTAATGTAGAAATCGATCGCTTAAATCTACCTTGGTTTTTACCCTCGCGCTGTCTGATTCAACTTCTCGGACAAAATACAGCCTTCCGCCCCGATGTATTAATCCTCGATAAAACCGAACTCACCAACGAACCGCTTTGGCAAAAGGAACCGATTATTACGTTGGGGAATTCGGTTAAACTGGTAGCAGAAGTTGTCAGTACGAATTGGCAGAATGACTATGCCCGGAAAGCAGAAGATTATGCAGCTTTGGGAATTCCAGAATATTGGATTGTCGATTATTTAGGCTTGGGCGGACGAAGATTTATCGGATCGGAAAAACTGCCGACTGTCACAGTCAATCGCCTTGTTAAGGGAGAATATGAATCTCAACTGTTTCGAGCTAAAGATTGTATCGTTTCTCCCACTTTTCCTCAATTAAAATTGACCGCAGAGCAAATTTTTAGCATTGTGTGA
- a CDS encoding DUF3318 domain-containing protein, which translates to MTSYATASARAEMSELRRLKSLLPPELQSWVLVEGSTEINPPLIRCEEIGRDEVEIQIDLVKWENLAIDQRNLLFWHEVGRIQNDTIPKEGWEMAALAIGLGGAVGELWVQDGLLLLLALALCGVSGYRLWQKNNNRRQIDESIAADEKAISLATRFGYTLPNAYKSLGSALKTLIEQTPNRRGRQKYEERLQALRKGAAKAKAQMQSQREGKPMV; encoded by the coding sequence ATGACTTCTTATGCAACTGCCTCAGCCAGGGCTGAGATGAGCGAACTGAGACGGTTAAAAAGCTTACTGCCCCCGGAACTGCAAAGCTGGGTTCTCGTTGAAGGTTCGACAGAAATTAATCCGCCTCTCATTCGTTGCGAAGAGATTGGTAGGGATGAGGTTGAAATTCAAATCGATCTGGTGAAGTGGGAAAACCTCGCCATCGACCAGCGAAACCTACTCTTTTGGCACGAAGTCGGACGCATTCAAAACGACACCATTCCTAAAGAAGGGTGGGAAATGGCAGCCCTCGCGATCGGTTTAGGCGGTGCAGTTGGGGAACTATGGGTACAAGATGGTTTGTTATTGCTGCTTGCCCTAGCATTGTGCGGTGTTTCTGGTTATCGTCTCTGGCAAAAAAATAACAATCGCCGACAAATCGATGAAAGCATCGCCGCTGACGAAAAAGCGATCTCGCTAGCGACTCGCTTCGGTTACACGCTTCCTAACGCTTATAAAAGCTTGGGCAGTGCCTTAAAAACGCTGATCGAACAAACTCCTAATCGTCGAGGACGGCAAAAATACGAAGAACGCTTACAAGCGCTGAGAAAAGGGGCAGCCAAAGCAAAAGCGCAAATGCAATCTCAGCGCGAAGGCAAACCGATGGTATAG